The DNA sequence GTGAATCGTCATCTTTCAAGTGTTTCTGCGTCCCTCTAGCTCTCGGCTTACCGTCGGTCACCCCCAAAGTCGTATAAGGCAAATCTTTGGATGGACTGCAACATAAACTTGTAGGTAAATTCGACTTTAGGTTTAAtaatccggctcgaaggaccattTACTGCGTTGCAAGTTGCAACCATCTTATACGTGTTTTGCCTAATGAAGGGCACTTTTTATTCATGAGATGAATTTAACGGTCGGAGTTAGGTCgtaaacactgttttttttttatatgcgtTTCACATTTAACTATTTTTAGTGTTGCCAAGCACTACTTTTCCATTATCACTCTAGTAACTACCAAACGTAGGGATGCTTATTCGAAACCATCAAACTAACGGTTAGCTAACGAACGTGGTattgattaaaaatgttttttttttattaattttcttttacattTAAGATTGATAGCCAGCGCGTTACAGTTACTCCTTAATTTATATATAGACTGCGAATACTTACCCCTTAATTCTTTTAGCTTCTTCACGTCTCCTCGCAGCagcaaattttcttaaaattaataaaatattagaagATACATTGGTAAATATATCAATAAAtcagataaatatatttacgtACCGACATTTCTTTCTGGTGCATGTTTTCTTGCGACAAATTCTGAAACATATATAAACATGAACTACCGGAGAACAGAGCTCTTGATTGATCTCTATAATAGGAACTTTTCTTACCCGCCTTTATGACATGGTTTGGTCTTTGGTTTTTTTTCCCtggaaaaaataagaaaacatatTATAAAGGATTATGCTAGTTTATACTTAGTAAGTAACTCTATCAAaccatacataggtacatatacataAATGATGAAGGAATGAATATAGATACTAGTAAAAATTAACTACCTATGTAATAAAAACAGATCATTCGGGCTAAAGGCCAAATGTGACTCGCTATGGACGATTTGCATTCAGCGCGCATAAACGGGATGGATTCATTACGGCATAGGTGTCTAaccacttttttcaccaaaattcacttgatttcaatatttatttttcatttgaaaaatcttcgtcaaaatctgacgttatttcttgattgaacatgtgtataatctgtagtagtagactagcgtagagaggatggaaaattagacattttaaaaatcgattaatgcgcggatgaataagcgatttttatttactttccttaaaactaaaaaaatgttactgcttttataattgaataaacagtctatGGAATTTAATCAAGTTTtgcaaataatataatagacaaaaatacgttgatctattcaattaataaataatcgatttactgaacagattaattattattttgcaataggttctaggttttcacatcactaaatgtctatggtcgggttaatggcgtctttgtttacgcttgtcataaattggatcggaatacaatatattaaaaatgaaatttttaataaaaacttttttgtcaGACTCACAATTTGTAAGATGGGTGCCTAGATTAGCGAAAGCATACTTATTTACTTTGTTAGCCTTCCCGGCATGTGGACCACGTCGGGGGCAAACTCTTTGTCCCGGTTGATCACGATACCACTGTGCGGTTTGAAGAGCCTGAAAAAAGAGAAATGTTTGCACTAAAGTCACACAAATTCTTCGTTCATGGCCACGGTTTTACCGTGAATGGCGAATTAGTACTAGTATGTTTACCATGATCGTGACTTAGAAGAATAATAGCATGATCGTGACTTACTCGAATCCTGATTTAGCTGGCAAAGGTGGCTTCGACTCGCCAGGCTTGGCGGCTGCTCTTTGAGCCTGGATTACTTCCCCGCTAATCTTAGGGCTAGGCACCTAGAACAAATATTaggaaaaaataagttttgacAAGTCAATCAATTACATTCGAAAATTACCATAGCTTCacgtgaaggaaaatatcgtgagatACGTTACCCTAGAAACTAGCGTGGATTCCATACCCAACTCAATCCGCATACATTTGAAAACATAAAGCCCTGTTTAAACCAGTAAGAAACGTGCAAATCATTAAACTCACAACTCGTTTTCTTTGCAGCGTCGTCAAATATTATGTAAATCGGCTCaacagtttaagcgtgaaaaggtaatagacggacagacaagcAGACATGCAGTTACTTTCACatgcatttataatacatattagtATTAAAGTAGGTTTTAGTAGGTATGTCCAGTAATGAACTGAcacgggctgatgatgatgatgatgaaagaaagGCAAcacgaagaaaaaaaagattgaAAAACATAATAACGTTAAAGtccaacacacacacagacgacGCGACGGGTGTATATGGACGCACGATCCGACCCGTGCCTGCCGTCGGTGTGatggcgtccatataccgccatgtaaATACACCCGTCGCGGGTCCGCGGATGACCCGCACGCGTCGTCCACGCgtcgtctgtgtgtgtgttggaCTTAAAGATGGATTTATCCAAAGCGCTGTGCTTCACATCAGGACTGGGACGAAAAAAAGATTGAAAAACATCTTACGTTAAAGATGGATTTATCTGAAGCGGTGTGCTTCACAACAGGAGTGGGCGTCGAAAGCATGATGTCACCCGGCaacaagtcaaaatatctgaCTCTCTTTCTGTAGATTGGCTTGCCCTTCTTCCCTTTGAGTATGCCGCTGTTAGTTTCTTCCTCAGATGATGACTGGAAGTCGAAGCCAGTATAAGACCTGTTGAGACAtcaaaaattaactttttgtCTTATGCTggctataccttgacaagttcgtatacTTACATGTGACACTCGATAGAAccctgttgcagtcagcattGGCCGCACGTCAAAAATAATCTTGATAAAGGCAGCCAAGGCTCCCTGCTACAACAAGGTTCTTGCGATTATCTCATACAAATTTGTCAAGATAGTCTAATATGACTTCTATCGTTAGAAGCTTGCTTTTCGCTAGTGTTTTTGAATGCGGGTGATCGGCTTCCGTCGGTCCAATCAGCACCGGCTCCGGGGTAACGAAAGAGGAGCGGTCTAGGCGCTAGATGGCAAGGGGTGCCACTTTCCAGtatccagtgcaaaataaaattttgatgacTCCTTTTGAGGCACGGCAAGAGCTAGAGCCATTGCACCCTTCGCCATTTGGTTAGACTCGCTCGCTACTTACTTGTCCGGCGGTGGTCCCGGATCACAATGCCCAATATAACGcaatctgcaaaaaaaaatacttcttttCAGAGAGAAacagagagagagggagaggggTTGGGTCCTGAAGGCCTTACTTGCCTAGCCTTGCCTTGCTTAGCCTTGGCGAGCAGAGCACCTTAGTTGTATTATTGTTCGGGTAGCAAAATTGTCTTGGTCTGTAAAACCCTCACTGCTATAAGCCATAGTAGACGGAATGACTCGGCTGTAAAACGACTTAATGTCATAATGgtttagtaggtaaataaatggtCTGGTCTGAtcttgtaaatttatttaatataatcaaGACCTTACACAATTGAGTAATTCTGCCTACTTGTGCATGTCACGACCTAGACGTTTTGCTAAGTAAGTCTTCCTGAAACTTAGACAATTTTGTAATCATGGCAGTAGATAAACAAGTCATTTTGCATACTTGGTCAGTGAACTACTGAGACGTTTTGAATGCCAAGGCTAAATGCAAGTAATAAGGCCTTCAGGACCCAACCCAGGGAGAGACATTTTTCACACAATACACGCATAATTAGACCCCGCATTATTATTTCCGGGATTTCGCAACATTCTGATGAAGAATCCCAGAGATAATGTCGTATTTCAATAGCGTTGCATTAGAAAAACCGTGCCAAATCCCATGACTTAAAACCCaacggttgagatttcgagaatttatcccgatcccgtggaaaCATCGGGATAACAAGTAGCCTATTTGTTATTCGCCAAACGTACAgcttggatgaaatttgttacaaaGATAGTGTACAtgggacagtttttatcccggaaaattgcaaagtccCGCGAGATACAGGCGCCGTCCGAAGGGAGGGGTCACAGGGGACATGACCCCCCCCCCTCCAAATCGTacacgtcaaattgaaaaaatcttctaaaaatttacaaaaaaaaagcattttttcccTAGCCgcgatgtattattattagtgaccTTCAAAATTTCAGGTTGCGACCGCACCTGGCGAaataagggctatcgtttttttggctcactagatggcgcactgttgcgtggggtttttaagtatggctttcaaagtctgttattacgggcgtgaaaacaaagtttagattaaaatcatatttaatacacattaaaaccgtaccataaaaatatcgagcatgccacagtgttgcatagtccccgttttgttcggaaaaaagggaggacaaaggtttccgaaagacaaaactgtctcaaaacacagacattcattgccccggaacgcatatttgccataattaatttcacatattgcaaaatattcacaaaattattctaattataaataaacccgtgtagctcacccaaaaactatgagatttgtcattttggagacctcacgctacactagcgcctctagtggcgaattcatacgcgatagccctcatagcGTCGTAAAACGAATTTTACGGAGACGAAGTCGCACGCAAAAACTATAATAAGTATTCCTGTTTGAGAAAGTTTGAAATTTGATGCAAAAACCACgtaatatacctaagtataatCTAGTTTTAATAatgataggtaagtaggtactgcACTTTTTACCTGGTATGCATTGAAGGCTTCATGGGTACGCAGGTGTCCTTATAGTGGCGTGGTTTGAACTTCTTGCATTTAAAATTGAGTGGTACCACGACCTTTTTTGGCTTGACTTTCCcttcaaataaataacatattgaatttaaaaaaaaacaataaatataagttACTACTACTTCTTTAGAGATGGATGGATCTCGAATATGGAAAGATCGATCTCGACTTGATTACCTTCGaatggtaggtatattatatggGAAGAAACAAGATGCCGCAGTGGATAAAAAGAGGAGAgatctttgcccagcagtgccGGCTTTAAAGGGTGGGCGACAACGACCAAAACGAAAACCAGACTCAGCAACTTTTATAGAATTATCTCGTAGGAGTAAGTATGAGTATTTTATGTCTTACAAACACCTAACATTGTCGCTTATCGTACCTAAAAGAAAGGGTGCCAAAGGCATGACTCTCCCGGGGCGCCTAGATGACTAAGGCCGACCCTGGCCCATTGCAGCATTAAGACATtcaaatgaaaacaaagttGCTCTTCGAGCTTCGTCAAcgagaaagaaaaacaaaatcacTTACGTTGTTCTTCATATTTGAGAGCTTGAATGATCTCCTCGACATCTGTGCAATCAGTTCGTTTTGCGTGTCTGCACACCTGCTGGAGGTGAGGGGGACAGCTACAACTGAAACGCCAATAACTTTGTCAGAACCAAGTCTAAATCAATCAACCAAAGCAACAAACGATGTAAGGTACTAACCGTTTCTTTCTtgtcatttttttgtatttttaacgatttttctttttgttttaattatattttgcttTAGTTATTTTAGGAACACATCGAATTTTGTAATGACTTTGATTGTCACCGCGACCGTGTGACGCGTGTgacttttattcttattttaacattttgcaaTAAATCAAGTAGGTTTGCTTTAACTTTTGCTCATCTTTTGCTCATCCATGTAAAGCAATAATGTAAAGCGCTAATTAGAAATTAACGGGAAACCTACGCAAGAAACTACCATAAAAGACAGGGATCACTTCCCATTTCTTCTATAAAACTCATAGATTTGGTACAATTACGAACACATATAGTGTACCTACATGTACTTTCCCATTTTAAAATGGGTATGAAattaagcgctcggttgttttatgcgataaacgcaatGCGCTTGACTCACAGCAAGATAATCTAATTaacaaacattgtcttacgcggttAGCGCAACGGTAATCGCATGCATTATCtggtaaaaaaatgattttcatcacacttgctcgtaaacagtgtcgtaacatgcaggctaccttggttgcaaccccccaaataaaaccctcgaccttaatgtgcttgtcatgaaacccgtggtcggtaaatgagtcattgcgcgtacacattttcttgccatgaagcccaaggtcggtaaatgagtcggtgcccgtactgatggcgctgcgcgcgctcctgctgcaggactacatggtccACCACATgtacacgcacgttgcggcgcatgccgagggaggtagagggcgacgttgccaagagcacagcctaaggtatcgccaatatttggaagaattatattttttcttttacaaataaaaattgttacttgcaaatgtgatgaaaaacattgtatgtcgcacaggcggtactagaattacgaacatcgactcattaaagccctcagtcttcgacttcgggcttctaatagactctcgttcgtaattccttatttaccgcccttaagacacaatgtactattgcgtCAAATGTAATGCGTTTAACATGATTTAacacgcagcgtttatcgcatagaACAAGAGAGCGCTTAAAAACAATTTGCTCATCTGCGACCAACAGCACAGGCGGataggtcgcggtgagcaaagtaattgtttttggGAAGTTTTTAGTTCATCGATATCGATCTCCGCAAAgcagtaacacctgattcaataaattagctaAGATGGCTGTAGTTTAACCGCTTAAAAGAAACCACCacgagggattcaagtgttactAGTTAACCTGAAATTCTATAGTAGTTACCATTTTTGGAATTAACCCCTGAAAATAGGCTATAGTTATAGTATAGTCTACTAAAAATTCTAATTAGTCCATAAGTTACTAATTATCATTATCAGACAATATTGAACACATATTTTATTCtgtgtcaattaaacaaaaactgatgaagatatagccaaaagtttataaaaatatattaatgttcCGAGTAACGTCACGTCGTGCGACACTTAAGCACGGCGTGTCGTCACATCACGAGGCCCAACTCCCGAACCTTGAAGCACTTCATGTtggtcattttttgtttgacataaaaataaatcttgtccgatattttgtgataatctaactgacgctacgaataaataataagtcaggaagctaACTCAGAATAAATTCCACACAAACAGTGGCCGTAACGtactttaaaccaaaacgaAATACATTCAAATACTCggaatcattttcgaggttgcttgttgattggttaaaattcataaacaaagcagggattggtttgcgcgcgtgatgcaatgtcagatgacgCGCAGAACACGGTTTTTAAGCTCCGCCTACAAGGACACGCAaggccatttttctaacgcagttACGATTCctgacttattttattatttcgtcGTAAAACTGACTGACTAAAtagaatcatatttttttacccaggaaactacccaattgTAGATAGATCATTCGGCCCTTAAAACAAATGATTATGCAATTTTAAGTCACGTTTGTACCCACGATGTCTGATGGCACTTTGTTCGTTACCCCTCTTCGGCAGTGATTAGGTGCCCTAGATGAGGTCGGAACTAATGGTTTACTTGCTGAACCTTATGTGAAGATATATTGCTTTGTACCGTCACCTGCgttaatatttgccacagcggagcgtgcaaaaatatctaacagaTATAGTCCACACAGACAGTGAGTGTGACAGGTATAGTCTGATAGTCCTTCCTAAAAATACTTAGTCATATCAGGTAATTATGCACAATGTACATGTATGTATGcaaatatattattgttattaaagcTTTATGTATTCATACAGTACaataagtttatatataaattattttagtgatAAGTAGTTTACTATTATGGCCCCTATTGGGTAAAAGCCTCCTCCATCTCTTTCCACttttgtttgtgttgttttGCTCATCCAGTTATTTCCAGGTGTTTTTACAATTTCATCAACCCATCTTTTCTTTTGCCGTCCTCTTTGTCTTTTTCCAGCAGGACCAAGCCACTCTGTTGTTTGTAATGTCCACCTATTATCCTGGTATCTAGCTACATGACAACATGACCTGCCCACTTCCACTTCAGTTTCAAGGCATGTTGCAATGCGTCTGTTTTGTTTTCTTGcatatgttatttttatacatacttATCTATCAATATAGGGTAACGGAAGGATATCAGGCTAAAATACAATAATTGCATTTTACCTTCTTTAGACAAGTTTTAGAGGATACATAGGATCTAAGGAATAATGCAAAAAAGTTGaaggtaaattttatttagatttaataatTAGTATTGAGCACATAAGTGTGTACACCTAaatatgttataatttttaattcagaTAGCAGTatgcataaaatataatatatttttaccaaCTTTAGGTAACTGAAGTAAATGTGCAGTACTTATAAGTAACATCCATTTTAAAGGTACTATGTATGCATAAATTCTACCACccaaaattacctataaataATCTACCTAAACCTTTTACCCCATATAATGTCTTGTgaaagtgtttttaattattttattttattttgcaactgatattttttattgacatttaatGAAGGATTTCTAACAGGTGGAACACTGCTAGATGGCTATAGTATTGTGAAGTCTACCGGATGTTGCAGTCTAagttgtgattggctcattatTTAATAACCAATCCCAAATATTATAACACAAATATCAAAGTCGCCAAACTGACCTCAaaatactagcgccaactaaaATGTCACTGAAACTATCACAATGAAATTACCCACTTAGGAATGTGTATAAAAGTCTAAAAATTACCTGCCTactgaatttttataaaatcaacTAAACATAGAGTTGTGAAGAGTGTCCAGGTCTTCTTTTCTTTGTTCTGCTCTTTTTTTCTCCTTTTTAAATGCTTCATAGCCTTTGTGGTCTGTAGGTAACTCATAACGGCAAAATGGGCATGAGTTTGTctggaaatatattttttatatttagtacagTTTATTGTAAGAGATTCTTGCCCTGCTAGCTAGCTAGTCTCAAAGTAGTGTATGGGTTGCTCCAAATTTACGACTGATGCTAGTACtaattataaagaggaaagctttggatttctggatgtttgttacgaattaactcaaaactactggaccgattttaaaaattctttatatataattctaaaactttgtgaaaatgctattaaacattttaagttaaaagggacatggacacattgtgaatgactcttgaacagaaCTAAGAGATTATGTGATTcccaatttttaaaatttttagcctaaagggtgctataagtttggtGGAAATTCATATAAGAAAAACATAAGTTAGGATTGTgaaacttagggaaaacatgAAATActgaaatatgaataaattcaaaataattatttactgctgattgaagtatcgtAAAAAGCATTCAGATCACTAAAGCCagcgtcagtcagtcagtcagccagtcgtcagtcaatgtcagtcaccacatttgtttaccagaTTGCTTGATTCCATTGAATTcaaatataggttaggttagattagaactgcaaccccaacaaaaataaatagctaccaggaaagtaggttaggttaggttagaactgcgaccccaacaaaaataaatcgctactagAAAAGAATTACAACtgcaacttcaaaaaaaaacaatcagaagttgtgaaatgataaatattaaaataatattttaaaatgtaacatttacaacatttaaaaagtatgaaagaataaaatatgaaatgaataggtatctgccaaataaacaatcttttaaataatatttccagaaattaaaaattggtGAATTAAAAATACTCATTGTAATAATtccaggtaatgaatattcaacaaaatgaaaaatatgaaacattgacttttaaatgacatttgattaaaaatatgtcaacatTTCAAGGGTACACCTGTTTCAATATAGGTCTCTTTTAtccaactaaaaataaaaaaattaaggtgtCAAAAAAGTATATACCTTTCCTAGCCAAGTAAGAATGCAAGTACTGTGAAACAAATGATTACATGGCATTTTCTTCGCCTTATCTCCAGGATTATACTTTTTTAAGCAAATTGGGCAGTCCTTGCTCCCTTCTTCAAGTGTTACCTCTGGCAAGTTCTCTACAGCTTCTTTTGCTGCCGGAGGAGGCAATCTGCAatttaaaataacagttttaggCCATGTCCAGAAATAACAACCAACTCAAATTCATGATTgcttagaaaatttaaaaaatcttcagCAGCCCAAATCCATTATCTAGTGATAAAAAATTCACTGACGACTTTAAGCACGAGGTTTTAATTAATTCACCATTCACTGTCGTCATTCGGTAATGTGGGTATTCAAATTATGAAACAGAG is a window from the Choristoneura fumiferana chromosome 13, NRCan_CFum_1, whole genome shotgun sequence genome containing:
- the LOC141434381 gene encoding E3 ubiquitin-protein ligase RNF181-like; this translates as MAGYFEEMGWRELADGEQPDHLLHMARFLVDFGLYEDNFSGEWPRLPPPAAKEAVENLPEVTLEEGSKDCPICLKKYNPGDKAKKMPCNHLFHSTCILTWLGKTNSCPFCRYELPTDHKGYEAFKKEKKRAEQRKEDLDTLHNSMFS